CACCTTCGCATTGGCCTGACTCGTCACGAACTTCATGAAATCGAGCGCGAGCGGCACATTCTCGGAGGCCGAGGAGATCATGTAGCCCTCGGGCGCGCCTTCGAGCGCCTTCGGATCGCCCTTGGCATCCTTCGGCGCCGGCAGCGGGAAGAAGCCGAACTCCTCGGGCTTGAGCTTGGTCTTGTCCGAGGCCGAATTGTCGAACTCGATGATCTCCTGATAATACATCGCCGACTTGCCGTCGCTCAGCTCCTGGATCGCATTCTGATAGGAGATGCCGTTCATGCCCGCGCCGATGGTGCAGCGGTCGGCGATGGCCTTGAACTGCTCGAGCGAGGCGACATAGCCCGGGTCTTCATAGTCCGCGGTCGCCGGGTCGAAATCGCGCTCCAGCACGTCCTTCGGCACGTTGTAGGCCAGCAGCTGGCCGAGATAATGGACGGCGACCCAGGGCTCCTTGTTGCCGATCGAGATCGGCGTGATGCCCGCCTCCTTGATCGTGTCGCAGGCCGCCAGCATGTCCTCGAGCGTCTCGGGCTCCGACAGGCCCAGCTTCTCGAAGATGGGCTTGCTGTAGCCCATGAATTTCGCATCGAGATAGAGCGGGATGCCATAATGCTTGCCGTCGTAGACGAAGGCATCGACCGCGGCCGGGGCGAAGGTCTTGCCCCAGTCCGTGTCCGGTCCGATCACCGGCGTCAGATCCACCGCCCGCTTGCCGCGGATGAAGTTGCCGCCCCAGGTGCCGGTCCAGGAGAAGAAGACATCCGGGATCGAGTTCGAGGCGACCAGCGTCTTGGTCTTGCCCTTCACGCTGTCATCGTCTTCCTGGATGAGCTCGATTGTGACGCCGGGATGCTGCGCCTCGTATTCCTGCGCCAGCTCGGTGAAATAGGGCGCGAGGCGCTGCATCCCGAACTTGGTCAGCACCTTGA
The window above is part of the Cereibacter sphaeroides 2.4.1 genome. Proteins encoded here:
- a CDS encoding ABC transporter substrate-binding protein; this translates as MKRSLQSMTAIVAALSALGAGAAAAQTAVADPAAPVEYEGTIKVLTKFGMQRLAPYFTELAQEYEAQHPGVTIELIQEDDDSVKGKTKTLVASNSIPDVFFSWTGTWGGNFIRGKRAVDLTPVIGPDTDWGKTFAPAAVDAFVYDGKHYGIPLYLDAKFMGYSKPIFEKLGLSEPETLEDMLAACDTIKEAGITPISIGNKEPWVAVHYLGQLLAYNVPKDVLERDFDPATADYEDPGYVASLEQFKAIADRCTIGAGMNGISYQNAIQELSDGKSAMYYQEIIEFDNSASDKTKLKPEEFGFFPLPAPKDAKGDPKALEGAPEGYMISSASENVPLALDFMKFVTSQANAKVLSAPPYGQPSAVVGGADPAQMSPAVVGGLEDIAEASYLMQWLDTVNHPRVAAAWLSNLQAFAGGNLTAEEVVAEVRAAAAAAK